One window of the Herbiconiux sp. L3-i23 genome contains the following:
- a CDS encoding ABC1 kinase family protein has translation MATVQPQRGGSAAGAGLTGNNAGRARYRRILRFAARHLAATWWWEILLPRIGLSRLSERTRTRRMQRIARRFHGLALDLGGLMIKVGQYMSSRLDVLPPEITRELEGLQDEVPAVPFPAVRTLAEAELGTALTSAFATFDERPIASASLGQAYRARLVPSLADEAGFEDVVVKIQRPGIDTIVAVDLSALRRVGGWLSRIRLVYTRVDMPALVEEFATTSLEEIDYLHEAASSERFAEVFEGDSRVAVPRVVWERISRRVLTLEDVTAIKINDVDALVAAGIDPSEVAGVFATVMFDQVFTDGWFHADPHPGNIFVTPLAEPVREGGRTWKLTFIDFGMMGQVPPTLRAGLRKLLISAAGRDGKGLVDGIRDVGMLLPSADTVELERAMTALFGRFGGMGFAELREVDPREFRDFAKQFNDVVRTLPFMLPENLLLVIRAMSLTSGVCSALDPKFNLWDSVEPYARQLLRDERGNLVQDIGQQALDFVSVLARLPRRMDGLLDTIEDGRLEVQMPRLEKRIAQLDRTLRRIGAALVFAGLIVAGALVRPDDGGLGTVLMIGSAVPLLVAVFSGRNGR, from the coding sequence GTGGCGACAGTTCAACCCCAACGCGGCGGAAGCGCGGCGGGCGCAGGCCTGACCGGCAACAACGCGGGCCGCGCCCGCTACCGCCGCATCCTCCGGTTCGCGGCCCGGCACCTCGCCGCGACCTGGTGGTGGGAGATCCTCCTGCCCCGCATCGGCCTCAGCCGCCTCAGCGAACGCACCCGCACCCGCCGCATGCAACGCATCGCGCGCCGGTTCCACGGGCTTGCGCTCGACCTCGGCGGGCTCATGATCAAGGTCGGCCAGTACATGTCGTCGCGCCTCGACGTGTTGCCGCCCGAGATCACCAGAGAGCTCGAAGGGCTGCAGGACGAAGTGCCCGCCGTGCCGTTCCCCGCGGTCCGCACCCTCGCGGAGGCGGAGCTCGGGACGGCGCTCACCAGCGCCTTCGCGACGTTTGACGAGCGGCCCATCGCATCCGCGTCGCTCGGGCAGGCCTACCGCGCCCGGCTCGTGCCGTCGCTCGCGGACGAGGCCGGGTTCGAGGATGTGGTCGTCAAGATCCAGCGACCCGGCATCGACACGATCGTCGCCGTCGACCTCTCGGCGCTGCGCCGGGTTGGGGGATGGCTGAGCCGCATCCGCCTCGTCTACACGCGCGTCGACATGCCCGCCCTCGTCGAGGAGTTCGCGACGACGAGCCTCGAAGAGATCGACTACCTGCACGAGGCCGCCAGCTCGGAGCGCTTCGCCGAGGTGTTCGAGGGCGACTCGCGCGTCGCCGTGCCGCGGGTGGTGTGGGAGCGGATCAGCCGCCGCGTTCTCACCCTCGAAGACGTCACCGCTATCAAGATCAATGACGTCGACGCCCTCGTCGCCGCCGGCATCGACCCGTCCGAGGTCGCGGGCGTCTTCGCGACGGTGATGTTCGACCAGGTGTTCACCGACGGCTGGTTCCACGCCGACCCGCACCCCGGCAACATCTTCGTCACCCCGCTCGCCGAGCCGGTGAGGGAGGGCGGCCGCACCTGGAAGCTCACCTTCATCGACTTCGGCATGATGGGCCAAGTCCCGCCCACCCTCCGCGCCGGCCTACGCAAACTGCTCATCTCGGCGGCGGGACGCGACGGCAAGGGGCTGGTCGACGGCATCCGCGATGTCGGGATGCTGCTGCCCTCGGCCGACACTGTCGAACTCGAACGCGCGATGACCGCCCTGTTCGGCCGGTTCGGGGGGATGGGTTTCGCGGAGCTGCGTGAGGTGGATCCGCGCGAGTTCCGCGACTTCGCGAAGCAGTTCAACGACGTGGTGCGCACGCTGCCGTTCATGCTGCCCGAGAACCTGCTGCTCGTCATCCGCGCCATGTCGCTGACGTCGGGGGTGTGCAGCGCGCTCGACCCGAAGTTCAACCTGTGGGACTCCGTCGAGCCCTACGCCCGCCAGTTGCTGCGCGACGAGCGCGGCAACCTCGTGCAGGACATTGGCCAGCAGGCGCTCGACTTCGTGTCGGTTCTCGCGCGGCTGCCGAGGCGAATGGATGGGCTGCTCGACACCATTGAGGATGGGCGCCTCGAAGTTCAGATGCCGCGGCTCGAGAAGCGGATCGCGCAGTTGGATCGCACGCTGCGGCGTATCGGCGCGGCGCTGGTGTTCGCGGGGCTGATCGTCGCGGGGGCGCTGGTGCGGCCGGATGATGGGGGGCTCGGGACCGTGCTGATGATCGGGTCTGCCGTGCCGTTGCTGGTCGCGGTGTTCTCGGGGCGGAACGGGCGGTAA
- a CDS encoding PD-(D/E)XK nuclease family protein has translation MIDEDSLARAASALDSEPLGRIMFGQRELFHSNLLAWFFDALPTAADRVFGELTVAADSGDDRSARREEEKIDLMLRWPDKAPLAIENKVFSLPDMSQLDRYSDVLDKRRGVSARRVLLSASGAATALHADATDGALPILPNGWRVLTYGQLAARIESALGDAPTDYSHDTMRHYASIARHIDTLVSATAVESDEETAWLPSSALRLISSPQVQQALMKVRARRVAERISEEYPDGWAGATLLHAQPLVEWRVPAERDGARIEVGWQYQEGDLRRYVIAPHLTGRGKDARLRREEWADRYPDLFDFQPLEAALGGNAVIQGFRGGGSYGHFDPDFLYQRVRRNDLTVRQLLEVTRTLLASVRSR, from the coding sequence GTGATCGACGAAGACTCCCTGGCCCGAGCCGCATCCGCTCTCGACTCTGAACCGCTTGGACGCATCATGTTCGGTCAGCGAGAGTTGTTCCATAGCAATTTGCTGGCCTGGTTCTTCGATGCTCTTCCGACCGCGGCGGATCGGGTGTTCGGCGAGCTCACCGTCGCCGCCGACAGCGGTGATGATCGCAGCGCGAGGCGTGAGGAAGAGAAGATCGACCTCATGCTGCGGTGGCCTGACAAGGCCCCTCTCGCCATCGAGAACAAGGTCTTCTCTCTTCCCGACATGTCTCAGCTCGACCGATACTCGGACGTGCTCGACAAGCGTCGAGGTGTATCGGCGCGTCGAGTACTGCTGAGCGCGTCAGGTGCCGCCACAGCCCTGCACGCCGACGCGACTGACGGGGCGCTTCCGATTCTGCCCAATGGTTGGAGGGTCCTTACCTACGGACAGCTCGCTGCTCGCATCGAGTCCGCCTTGGGAGACGCGCCCACCGACTATTCGCACGACACGATGCGTCACTACGCGTCGATAGCTCGTCATATCGACACGCTCGTCTCGGCGACGGCCGTCGAATCCGATGAGGAGACAGCATGGCTGCCCTCGTCAGCCCTCCGCTTGATCTCGTCGCCGCAGGTGCAGCAGGCGCTCATGAAGGTTCGTGCGCGTCGAGTGGCGGAGCGCATCAGCGAGGAATATCCCGACGGATGGGCCGGAGCTACGCTGCTGCATGCGCAGCCCCTCGTCGAATGGCGAGTCCCAGCGGAGCGCGACGGTGCCCGCATCGAGGTGGGGTGGCAGTACCAGGAGGGTGATCTTCGGCGGTACGTCATCGCCCCGCACCTGACCGGCCGCGGGAAGGATGCGCGACTCCGCCGCGAGGAGTGGGCTGATCGGTACCCGGATCTCTTCGATTTCCAGCCCCTCGAGGCCGCGCTGGGCGGCAACGCGGTCATTCAGGGTTTTCGAGGCGGTGGCTCCTACGGTCACTTCGACCCCGACTTCCTCTACCAGCGGGTACGCCGCAACGATCTCACCGTCCGTCAACTGCTTGAGGTAACGAGGACGCTCCTCGCCAGCGTTCGCTCGCGCTGA
- a CDS encoding nuclease-related domain-containing protein, whose product MADLRSRVPGQSLMEQTLALHPQGFTTPSGEALSWYRGALGEIAVAGVLSYLDADWAVLHSVPVGTNGADIDHVVIGPPGVFTINTKSHPRQDLWIGGFGLIVGGHKTNYVNKAAFEAERADSLLAAGVGFTVPVTPLIVFVNPGTRTTKAPPEKGVQVLADWELLHFLQTQRREFSQEQVQRIAFAAARPETWNASPTSVLTSQKTILQFNAIVARSLQGAQPAPIEGGAPAGAPATAAPPMRRRAPSTSSTPARRRPPRRRAKRSPAEALVKVALTLGGLWIFLTVVIPTMLAEMSTP is encoded by the coding sequence ATGGCCGACCTCAGGTCGCGCGTGCCCGGGCAGTCGCTGATGGAGCAGACGCTCGCGTTGCACCCGCAAGGCTTCACAACGCCGTCGGGGGAGGCGCTGTCTTGGTATCGCGGCGCGCTCGGAGAGATCGCCGTCGCCGGTGTCCTTTCGTACCTCGATGCCGACTGGGCCGTCCTCCACTCCGTCCCAGTCGGTACCAACGGAGCCGACATCGACCACGTCGTCATCGGGCCGCCTGGCGTCTTCACCATCAACACGAAGAGTCACCCACGGCAGGATCTGTGGATCGGCGGATTCGGCCTGATAGTCGGCGGACACAAGACGAACTACGTCAACAAAGCCGCCTTCGAAGCGGAACGAGCCGATTCGTTGCTCGCAGCTGGCGTGGGATTCACGGTCCCCGTGACCCCACTCATCGTCTTTGTCAACCCGGGCACTCGAACGACGAAAGCCCCGCCCGAGAAGGGCGTGCAGGTGCTCGCGGACTGGGAGTTGCTCCACTTCCTGCAGACACAGCGCCGCGAGTTCAGCCAAGAGCAGGTGCAGCGAATAGCGTTCGCCGCCGCCCGTCCCGAAACGTGGAATGCCTCGCCCACCTCGGTGCTGACCAGCCAGAAGACGATCCTGCAGTTCAACGCCATCGTTGCCCGCAGTCTTCAAGGGGCGCAGCCGGCCCCTATTGAGGGCGGGGCACCTGCTGGTGCCCCAGCGACAGCTGCGCCACCAATGCGCCGCCGCGCGCCGTCGACGTCTTCTACGCCAGCTCGTCGGCGACCTCCTAGGCGGCGAGCGAAGCGCTCGCCGGCTGAGGCTCTCGTGAAGGTCGCCCTGACCCTCGGCGGCTTGTGGATCTTCTTGACGGTGGTCATCCCCACGATGCTCGCCGAGATGTCCACGCCGTAG
- a CDS encoding FGGY-family carbohydrate kinase: MTLSGSSHGRSSRSSILALDIGSSSFRAAIYDSDLVVRQHDQVHYEFRSGRSPAGSFPAEPLRDLIVASLSRLDLRSVATVSVSSLWHSLLAVDEHDRPLTEVFTWESSGPDATLDGLFDRFAPEEYRASTGSYLHSSYPLAAYWYLRGTVPSSARWIDLSGWLMRQVFGVDTGWSVDLAAGSGIWNQDRAEWDATVLDAVDLDASALGPVWREPVSLVGDAASALDLSGAVLLPVFGDGVCNSVGIGAVGPTVSALTAGTSGSLRMLLGAEDVSVPRGLWRYRLRGGDVAIGGAVSNAGNLIEWLRTSLGVADPLAFGASAPPAFDGLLATPNLAGERGPGYRRDASGSLTGLRSHHTRDDIAQAFVLSALGVYRELTDLVAQTKPQLSSLIASGGVVTGSPIFAQLLADATARPVSVSTEAESSLFGAALLAAGRPAPVISGQVFDPRPDWVNAIAIRTPAAR, from the coding sequence ATGACGCTGTCTGGCAGCTCGCACGGCCGGTCGAGTCGGTCGTCGATCCTCGCGCTGGATATCGGCAGTAGTAGCTTCCGCGCGGCGATCTACGACAGCGACCTCGTCGTCCGGCAGCACGACCAGGTGCACTACGAGTTCCGCTCGGGCCGCAGCCCGGCGGGGTCGTTTCCGGCTGAGCCGCTGCGCGACCTGATTGTCGCGAGCCTGTCGCGCCTCGACCTCCGCTCGGTCGCGACCGTGTCGGTGTCGTCGCTGTGGCACAGCCTCCTCGCGGTCGATGAGCACGATCGGCCGCTCACGGAGGTGTTCACGTGGGAGTCGTCGGGACCCGACGCGACTCTCGACGGCCTGTTCGACCGCTTCGCCCCGGAGGAGTATCGCGCGAGCACCGGCTCGTACCTGCACTCCTCCTATCCCCTCGCCGCCTATTGGTATCTGCGCGGCACCGTCCCTTCTTCCGCTCGGTGGATCGACCTGTCCGGCTGGCTGATGCGCCAGGTGTTCGGCGTCGACACCGGCTGGAGCGTGGACCTCGCCGCGGGCTCGGGGATCTGGAATCAGGACCGCGCCGAGTGGGACGCCACCGTGCTCGATGCGGTCGACCTCGATGCGTCCGCACTCGGACCGGTGTGGCGTGAGCCGGTCTCCCTCGTCGGTGACGCCGCGTCCGCGCTCGACCTCTCGGGCGCCGTATTGCTGCCGGTGTTCGGCGACGGCGTCTGCAACAGCGTCGGCATCGGCGCCGTCGGCCCCACCGTCAGCGCCCTGACCGCGGGCACCTCAGGCAGCCTGCGGATGCTGCTCGGCGCCGAGGACGTCTCCGTGCCGCGCGGCCTCTGGCGCTACCGCCTGCGTGGCGGCGACGTCGCGATCGGCGGCGCGGTCTCGAACGCCGGCAACCTCATCGAGTGGTTGCGCACCTCCCTCGGCGTCGCTGACCCGCTCGCGTTCGGGGCGAGCGCTCCCCCGGCCTTCGACGGCCTGCTCGCAACCCCGAACTTGGCGGGCGAACGTGGCCCGGGCTACCGCCGCGACGCTTCGGGATCCCTCACCGGACTTCGCTCGCACCACACCCGCGACGACATCGCCCAGGCTTTCGTGCTCTCGGCACTCGGCGTGTACCGCGAGCTCACCGACCTCGTCGCTCAGACGAAGCCGCAGCTGAGTTCGCTGATCGCCTCGGGCGGCGTGGTGACGGGCTCCCCGATCTTCGCCCAACTCCTCGCCGACGCAACCGCCCGCCCGGTCTCGGTGAGCACCGAGGCTGAGTCCTCGTTGTTTGGTGCCGCCCTGTTGGCGGCAGGCCGGCCAGCACCAGTTATCAGCGGCCAGGTCTTCGACCCTCGCCCGGACTGGGTGAATGCGATAGCGATCCGTACCCCCGCCGCCCGCTGA
- a CDS encoding carbohydrate ABC transporter permease, with protein MRSRARAIRAGVFATIAILPFLSVFVYMILIAFQQPLDITSGSLWPNRGLTFDNFAAVFETDDFMSFIFNSLLIGVGSTLLSLAFGVPAAFALAHWGLRRTSFVFLLARMLPGIALVVPWFVIYTQIDLIDTYLGMILSHVFITMPFITWMMIPFFEELPKDIHEASLVDGATQGRYFFTIAAPLVRTGMAAAAILAFIFSWNQFLFAVVLSGRNTQTVPVAVFNFLSYGSNNWGQIAAAAVVITVPVVAISLLVQRWIVSGLTAGAVKG; from the coding sequence ATGAGATCGCGCGCCCGCGCCATCCGAGCAGGAGTCTTCGCAACGATCGCGATCCTGCCGTTCCTGTCCGTGTTCGTCTACATGATCCTGATCGCGTTCCAGCAGCCGCTCGACATCACCTCGGGCAGCCTGTGGCCGAACCGCGGACTCACGTTCGACAACTTCGCCGCCGTGTTCGAGACCGACGACTTCATGTCGTTCATCTTCAACTCGCTGCTGATCGGCGTGGGCTCGACCCTGCTGTCGCTCGCGTTCGGGGTGCCTGCTGCGTTCGCGCTTGCGCACTGGGGCCTGCGCCGCACCAGCTTCGTGTTCCTGCTGGCCCGCATGCTGCCCGGCATCGCGCTCGTCGTGCCGTGGTTCGTGATCTACACGCAGATCGACCTGATCGACACCTATCTCGGCATGATCCTGTCGCACGTGTTCATCACGATGCCGTTCATCACCTGGATGATGATCCCGTTCTTCGAGGAGCTGCCGAAGGACATCCACGAGGCGTCGCTCGTCGACGGGGCCACGCAGGGGCGCTACTTCTTCACGATCGCCGCACCGCTGGTGCGCACCGGGATGGCGGCCGCCGCGATCCTCGCGTTCATCTTCTCGTGGAACCAGTTCCTGTTCGCGGTCGTGCTCTCAGGGCGCAACACGCAGACTGTGCCGGTGGCCGTGTTCAACTTCCTCTCCTACGGGTCGAACAACTGGGGTCAGATTGCTGCCGCCGCGGTGGTCATCACCGTTCCCGTCGTCGCGATCTCGCTGCTCGTCCAGCGGTGGATCGTCTCGGGCCTGACCGCCGGCGCCGTCAAGGGATGA
- a CDS encoding carbohydrate ABC transporter permease — protein MTVTTEAAAGQRISGDHPSPAPAKRRRALPKEWGTRAAFLGPALGLLLILVAYPLVNNIAMAFQDVPASLEGGEFVGLQNFVDIANDQRFWDATLRTIIYSVGSVAVELVLGVLYALLLNQHFRGRGFLRALFLIPMIATPVAIAMVWRLMFQPDLGLFATIGSFFGLPSIPWVSDPVLALPSLMLVDVWQWTPFIALIVLAGLSGLPTETQEAAMVDGANAWQRFWRITLPALRPVIAVAAVTRLIEAMRTFDPIYVITGGGPGQATETLNIYAYNLAFQFLDPSYAAAVVLVFVLVMLIFSFVIVRLSRRS, from the coding sequence ATGACAGTCACCACCGAAGCCGCTGCGGGCCAGCGCATCTCGGGCGACCATCCGTCGCCTGCGCCCGCGAAGAGGCGCCGAGCGCTTCCGAAGGAGTGGGGCACCCGCGCCGCGTTCCTCGGGCCGGCGCTCGGGCTGCTGCTCATCCTCGTCGCCTACCCGTTGGTCAACAACATCGCGATGGCGTTCCAGGACGTGCCGGCCTCGCTGGAGGGCGGCGAATTCGTCGGCCTACAGAACTTCGTGGACATCGCGAACGACCAGCGCTTCTGGGATGCGACCCTGCGCACGATCATCTACTCGGTCGGCTCCGTCGCCGTCGAGCTGGTGCTCGGCGTTCTCTACGCGCTGCTGCTGAACCAGCACTTCCGGGGCCGCGGATTCCTCCGCGCCCTGTTCCTCATCCCGATGATCGCCACCCCGGTCGCGATCGCGATGGTGTGGCGCCTCATGTTCCAGCCGGATCTCGGCCTCTTCGCGACGATCGGGTCGTTCTTCGGTCTGCCGAGCATCCCGTGGGTGTCGGATCCGGTGCTCGCCCTGCCGTCGCTGATGCTCGTCGACGTGTGGCAGTGGACTCCGTTCATCGCCCTCATCGTGCTCGCCGGCCTCTCCGGGCTGCCGACCGAGACGCAAGAGGCCGCGATGGTCGACGGCGCGAACGCGTGGCAGCGGTTCTGGCGCATCACCCTCCCGGCGCTGCGTCCCGTGATCGCGGTCGCCGCGGTAACCCGCCTCATCGAGGCGATGCGCACCTTCGACCCGATCTACGTGATCACCGGCGGTGGGCCCGGTCAGGCGACCGAGACGCTCAACATCTACGCCTACAACCTCGCCTTCCAGTTCCTCGACCCCAGCTACGCCGCCGCGGTCGTGCTCGTCTTCGTCCTCGTGATGCTGATCTTCAGCTTCGTGATCGTCCGTCTCTCCAGGAGGTCCTGA
- a CDS encoding ABC transporter substrate-binding protein, with protein sequence MSTKFPARRSARFATVALAITASTALLAGCAGGDGGGASDDGAGATGDFDWERYDGATIEVLLNQHPWQQAIEPRIAEFEDLTGITVNVTALPEEQFRQRVQVNLSARSDDLDVFMTGPTAEGRLFQQNGWYADLSEFIDNPSLTSEDYDYDDFSADVLAADTIDDEVIGVPIQIETTMLYYRTDVFKALGLTPPTTLDELQSSAEAITAAGELYGFTGRGKGASATSQFTPFLYNEGAQWNTEDGEAAFDTAEGIDAFTYYGDLVRENGPEGAVNNSWQEILPLFQQGRVAMFPDSSVFAPQLLDPEQSTVSENVGFLPVPSGPGGDTQAFYGWDLALSNFSENQGASWLFMQWATSPEVVQATQAEDGVAGARTSITEFPDTLPQEWIDAFDSSRQNAVAQHPTIAQVPEARDAIGAAIVTAIQGGDVAAAVETAAEAFNALSAR encoded by the coding sequence GTGAGCACGAAGTTCCCCGCGAGGAGGTCGGCGCGGTTCGCGACCGTCGCCCTCGCCATCACCGCCTCGACCGCCCTCCTCGCCGGCTGCGCCGGTGGTGACGGCGGCGGCGCGTCCGACGACGGCGCTGGCGCGACCGGCGACTTCGACTGGGAGCGCTACGACGGCGCCACCATCGAGGTGCTGCTCAACCAGCACCCGTGGCAGCAGGCCATCGAGCCGCGCATCGCCGAGTTCGAGGACCTCACCGGCATCACCGTCAACGTGACCGCGCTGCCCGAGGAGCAGTTCCGTCAGCGCGTGCAGGTCAACCTGTCGGCGCGTTCCGACGACCTCGACGTCTTCATGACCGGCCCCACCGCCGAGGGTCGCCTCTTCCAGCAGAACGGCTGGTACGCCGACCTCTCCGAGTTCATCGACAACCCGTCGCTGACCTCGGAGGACTACGACTACGACGACTTCTCGGCCGACGTGCTCGCCGCAGACACAATCGACGACGAGGTGATCGGCGTTCCGATCCAGATCGAGACGACGATGCTCTACTACCGCACCGACGTGTTCAAGGCCCTCGGCCTCACTCCCCCGACCACGCTCGACGAGCTGCAGTCGTCGGCGGAGGCGATCACCGCCGCGGGCGAGCTGTACGGCTTCACCGGCCGCGGCAAGGGCGCGTCGGCGACGAGCCAGTTCACACCGTTCCTCTACAACGAGGGCGCGCAGTGGAACACCGAGGATGGCGAGGCCGCCTTCGATACCGCTGAGGGCATCGACGCGTTCACCTACTACGGCGACCTCGTCCGCGAGAACGGACCCGAGGGTGCCGTGAACAACTCGTGGCAGGAGATCCTGCCGCTGTTCCAGCAGGGACGCGTCGCGATGTTCCCCGACTCCAGCGTCTTCGCCCCGCAGCTGCTCGACCCCGAGCAGTCGACCGTCTCCGAGAACGTCGGCTTCCTGCCCGTTCCGTCGGGCCCCGGCGGCGACACACAGGCGTTCTACGGTTGGGACCTCGCGCTGTCGAACTTCTCGGAGAACCAGGGCGCCTCGTGGCTGTTCATGCAGTGGGCCACCAGCCCCGAGGTCGTCCAGGCGACCCAGGCCGAGGACGGCGTCGCCGGTGCCCGCACCAGCATCACCGAGTTCCCCGACACGCTGCCGCAGGAGTGGATCGACGCGTTCGACAGCTCGCGACAGAACGCGGTCGCCCAGCACCCGACCATCGCGCAGGTCCCCGAGGCCCGCGACGCGATCGGCGCGGCGATCGTCACCGCCATTCAGGGCGGCGACGTGGCGGCTGCGGTGGAGACCGCGGCGGAGGCGTTCAACGCGCTCTCCGCACGCTGA
- a CDS encoding PLP-dependent aminotransferase family protein has translation MVNVLDAVGEWTIHSGPLYQRLAIAIRNAVLRGDLAPGTILPAERHMARALAVGRSTVVAAYDMLRSDGVLTSKQGSGTWVAGAERNASSRSSQQESLGRAALSGGEQLIDLATATLPAAPAVRDAIVALGDGMAEPLLEQTGYSALGLLELRRAVADMFSEEGLHTSPEQILITTGDQQALSLLTQHLLDTGDSVLVEDPTSPGMLDLVRREPVVVRSARSLSSSGEQALLGVVAKSEPSLVYLISSFGPEGLVCDGDSLRRLASGLRGFSGAVIEDSSSRHLLRDDAPPHLAALARDTTVFTVGSMSKLFWGGLRIGWIRGDENAILRLSRAKARADLGTPLLSQMLSAWLLRRLPEVKAQRHREIDLRTAEAVDVVRRELPDFELTEPAGAVSLWLRMPHGASRPFAETARRLGVAIVPGDSLSADGASDPYIRLALGADATAFADGVARLGRAWTEYDRGAANPSGSPLGPPLV, from the coding sequence GTGGTCAACGTGTTGGATGCCGTAGGCGAGTGGACGATCCACTCGGGTCCGCTCTACCAGCGGCTCGCGATCGCCATCCGCAACGCGGTGCTCCGCGGCGATCTCGCACCGGGAACGATCCTCCCCGCCGAACGTCACATGGCCCGCGCGCTCGCCGTGGGACGCAGCACGGTGGTCGCCGCCTACGACATGCTCCGCTCGGATGGCGTGCTGACGAGCAAGCAGGGCAGCGGCACCTGGGTGGCGGGCGCCGAACGCAACGCATCGTCGCGGTCGAGCCAACAGGAGTCGCTCGGTCGCGCCGCGCTCTCGGGCGGCGAGCAGCTGATCGACCTCGCCACCGCGACCCTGCCGGCCGCACCGGCGGTGCGCGACGCGATCGTCGCGCTCGGCGACGGCATGGCCGAGCCGCTGCTCGAGCAGACCGGCTACTCCGCCCTCGGGTTGCTCGAGCTGCGCCGGGCGGTCGCCGACATGTTCAGCGAGGAGGGCCTGCACACCTCGCCCGAGCAGATCCTCATCACGACCGGCGACCAGCAGGCGCTGTCGTTGCTCACCCAGCACCTGCTCGACACCGGCGACTCGGTACTCGTCGAGGACCCGACCTCTCCCGGCATGCTCGACCTCGTGCGCCGCGAGCCTGTCGTGGTGCGGAGCGCCCGGTCCCTGTCGAGTAGCGGCGAGCAGGCCCTGCTCGGCGTGGTGGCGAAGTCGGAGCCCTCGCTGGTCTACCTGATCTCGTCGTTCGGGCCCGAGGGTCTCGTTTGCGACGGCGACTCGCTGCGCCGCCTCGCCTCGGGCCTGCGCGGCTTCTCGGGTGCGGTGATCGAGGATTCGAGTTCGCGGCACCTGCTGCGCGACGACGCTCCCCCGCACCTCGCCGCGCTCGCCCGTGACACGACCGTCTTCACGGTCGGCTCGATGAGCAAGCTGTTCTGGGGAGGCTTGCGCATCGGCTGGATCCGCGGAGATGAGAACGCGATCCTGCGCCTCTCCCGTGCCAAGGCGCGCGCTGACCTGGGCACCCCGCTGCTCAGCCAGATGCTCTCGGCCTGGCTGCTGCGCCGGCTTCCCGAGGTGAAGGCGCAACGACACCGCGAGATCGACCTGCGCACCGCCGAGGCGGTCGATGTGGTGCGCCGCGAGCTGCCCGACTTCGAGCTCACCGAGCCGGCCGGCGCGGTGTCGCTGTGGCTGCGGATGCCGCACGGCGCCTCCCGACCGTTCGCCGAGACGGCGCGCCGTCTGGGCGTCGCGATCGTGCCCGGAGACTCGCTCTCGGCCGACGGCGCGAGCGACCCCTACATCCGGCTCGCGCTCGGCGCCGACGCCACCGCTTTCGCTGACGGAGTCGCCCGGCTCGGTCGCGCGTGGACGGAGTACGACCGCGGGGCGGCGAACCCGAGCGGTTCTCCGCTCGGCCCGCCGCTCGTGTGA
- a CDS encoding NADP-dependent phosphogluconate dehydrogenase has protein sequence MQIGLLGLGKMGGGMALRLAQGGHDVLGVDLSEESRRRAEDNGARTFGDLRSMLAALDGPRIVWVMLPAGRLTREAVTTLAGLLSEGDLVIDGGNSDFRDAPGHVETLSARGIRFADIGVSGGQWGWQNGYGLMVGSDEPTYREIVPILDSLAAEGGYSRVGDVGAGHLVKAIHNGIQYGVLQAYAEGFALLKAHPEVDTVAAMSAWQGGSSIRSWLLEQTVEALKENPTLDGVGSQVSDSGMGRWTAEEAIRLAVPTPVLTAGLHARFASRADDDAAKLLVAARGRIGGQKS, from the coding sequence ATGCAGATCGGATTGCTGGGACTCGGCAAGATGGGCGGCGGCATGGCGCTGCGCCTCGCGCAGGGCGGCCACGACGTGCTCGGTGTCGACCTCTCGGAGGAGTCGCGTCGGCGTGCCGAGGACAACGGCGCCCGCACCTTCGGCGACCTCCGGTCGATGCTCGCCGCCCTCGACGGACCTCGCATCGTGTGGGTCATGCTCCCTGCCGGTCGACTGACCCGCGAAGCGGTCACGACCCTCGCCGGCCTGCTCTCGGAGGGCGACCTCGTCATCGACGGCGGCAACAGCGACTTCCGTGACGCACCCGGCCACGTCGAGACGCTGTCGGCCCGCGGCATCCGCTTTGCCGACATCGGGGTGAGTGGCGGCCAGTGGGGCTGGCAGAACGGCTACGGGCTCATGGTCGGCTCCGACGAGCCCACCTACCGCGAGATCGTCCCGATTCTCGACTCCCTCGCGGCCGAGGGCGGCTACTCGCGGGTCGGCGATGTCGGTGCCGGACACCTGGTGAAGGCCATCCACAACGGCATCCAGTACGGGGTGCTCCAGGCCTACGCCGAGGGTTTCGCGCTGCTGAAGGCGCACCCCGAGGTCGACACGGTCGCCGCGATGTCGGCGTGGCAGGGCGGTAGTTCGATCCGGTCGTGGCTGCTCGAGCAGACCGTCGAAGCGCTCAAGGAGAACCCGACCCTCGACGGCGTCGGGTCGCAGGTGTCCGACTCGGGAATGGGGCGCTGGACCGCCGAAGAGGCGATCCGTCTCGCGGTGCCGACCCCCGTGCTGACCGCCGGGCTGCACGCGCGATTCGCGAGCCGCGCCGACGACGACGCCGCGAAGCTGCTCGTCGCGGCCCGGGGCCGTATTGGCGGGCAGAAGTCGTGA